One genomic window of Solanum dulcamara chromosome 12, daSolDulc1.2, whole genome shotgun sequence includes the following:
- the LOC129876003 gene encoding aspartic proteinase 36-like isoform X1 — MDRASFTDTFTIVSIILMLVDYDVVSCLRFSDVPNTSHRTAMVLPLFPPKDTSFRSSPSQLSGRLLQKIPVNARMALHDDLLLNGYYTTRLWIGTPPQRFALIVDTGSTVTYVPCSTCVQCGKHQDPRFQPEMSSTYQPVKCNIDCTCDNEREQCIYERQYAEMSSSSGVLGQDIVSFGNQSELAPQRAVFGCENRETGDLYSQHADGIMGLGRGDLSIVDQLVEKHVISDSFSLCYGGMDFGGGAMVLGGIKPPSDMVFTNSDPVRSPYYNIELKEIHVAGKALSLNPRVFDGNHGTVLDSGTTYAYLPEAAFAAFKSAVMKAVLSLKLIEGPDPNYKDICFSGAGSGISQLSKSFPPVDMVFSNGKKLSLSPENYLFRHSKVRGAYCLGIFQNGKDATTLLGGIIVRNTLVTYDRQHEMIGFWKTNCSDLWNRLNLSPPPPLPSGLDNTNSTGSINSALVPTGSPGYNAPGEIKVGCITFYMSVSVNYSDLKPHMTELTHLIAQELVINFSQVHLMNLSTKGNDSLIKWAIYPAGSADYMTNAAAMETIHRLAENRVHLPDTFGSYKLFEWGIEPLPKRTGWPQSYLIVVIALSVVLILGLSAFLGWLIWRRGKESPLPYERVESVETIVREQELQPLK, encoded by the exons ATGGATCGGGCGTCGTTCACCGATACTTTCACGATTGTCTCCATTATACTTATGCTGGTCGATTACGATGTCGTTTCATGTTTGCGCTTTTCGGATGTACCGAATACCAGTCATCGGACTGCCATGGTTCTCCCACTTTTCCCCCCCAAAGACACATCGTTTCGGTCCTCGCCTTCCCAACTCTCTGGTCGACTCCTCCAGAAAATCCCGGTGAATGCTCGAATGGCTCTCCACGACGATCTCCTCCTCAACGG ATACTATACAACCCGTCTTTGGATTGGAACTCCACCCCAGAGGTTTGCTCTTATAGTGGATACTGGGAGTACTGTTACATATGTGCCTTGCTCTACATGCGTACAATGCGGCAAGCATCAG GATCCTAGATTTCAGCCAGAAATGTCAAGCACCTATCAGCCTGTAAAATGTAATATTGACTGTACATGTGACAATGAGAGGGAGCAGTGTATTTATGAACGGCAGTATGCTGAGATGAGTTCTAGTAGCGGGGTGCTTGGACAGGACATTGTGTCCTTTGGAAACCAAAGTGAGCTTGCACCCCAGCGAGCTGTATTTGGATGTGAAAATAGGGAAACTGGTGATCTTTACAGCCAACACGCTGATGGTATAATGGGCTTGGGTCGTGGGGATCTCAGTATAGTGGATCAGCTTGTTGAGAAACATGTAATTAGTGATTCTTTCTCCTTGTGTTATGGAGGGATGGACTTCGGTGGCGGTGCAATGGTTCTTGGCGGAATAAAACCCCCTTCAGACATGGTCTTTACCAATTCGGATCCTGTACGCAG TCCATATTACAATATTGAGCTGAAGGAGATACATGTTGCTGGGAAGGCATTGAGTCTGAACCCACGGGTTTTTGACGGAAATCATGGGACAGTGCTTGATAGTGGTACCACATATGCTTACCTTCCAGAAGCAGCATTTGCAGCCTTCAAGAGTGCT gTTATGAAAGCGGTTCTTTCTCTAAAACTGATTGAAGGGCCTGATCCAAATTATAAAGATATCTGTTTTTCTGGTGCAGGAAG TGGCATCTCACAACTCTCAAAATCCTTTCCACCTGTCGACATGGTATTCAGCAATGGAAAGAAACTCTCTCTGTCCCCTGAAAACTACTTGTTCCGG CACTCAAAGGTGCGTGGTGCTTATTGTCTGGGGATATTTCAGAATGGGAAGGATGCAACAACTCTTCTCGGAG GAATTATTGTCCGCAACACCCTTGTAACTTATGATCGTCAACATGAAATGATTGGTTTCTGGAAAACCAATTGTTCTGATTTATGGAACAGACTCAATTTATCTCCTCCACCTCCATTGCCCTCAGGCTTGGATAACACAAACTCCACAGGAAGTATAAATTCTGCATTGGTTCCTACTGGATCTCCTGGGTATAATGCACCTG GAGAAATTAAGGTTGGATGCATTACATTTTATATGTCAGTGAGTGTGAATTACTCAGACTTGAAGCCTCACATGACAGAGCTTACCCATCTCATTGCCCAAGAGTTGGTCATTAACTTCTCACAG GTCCACTTAATGAACTTATCGACAAAAGGAAATGATTCCCTTATTAAATGGGCCATCTATCCAGCAGGATCCGCAGATTATATGACAAATGCTGCTGCCATG GAAACGATACACCGTTTGGCTGAAAATCGCGTTCATCTTCCTGATACATTTGGGAGTTACAAATTATTTGAATGGGGTATTGAGCCCCTGCCAAAAAG GACTGGATGGCCGCAAAGTTACTTGATCGTAGTTATAGCATTGTCAGTTGTGTTGATACTTGGACTATCAGCTTTCCTAGGATGGTTAATATGGAGGCGGGGTAAAGAATCACCTCTTCCATATGAGCGTGTTGAAAGTGTTGAAACCATTGTGCGCGAACAAGAACTTCAACCACTAAAGTGA
- the LOC129876003 gene encoding aspartic proteinase 36-like isoform X2, which produces MDRASFTDTFTIVSIILMLVDYDVVSCLRFSDVPNTSHRTAMVLPLFPPKDTSFRSSPSQLSGRLLQKIPVNARMALHDDLLLNGYYTTRLWIGTPPQRFALIVDTGSTVTYVPCSTCVQCGKHQDPRFQPEMSSTYQPVKCNIDCTCDNEREQCIYERQYAEMSSSSGVLGQDIVSFGNQSELAPQRAVFGCENRETGDLYSQHADGIMGLGRGDLSIVDQLVEKHVISDSFSLCYGGMDFGGGAMVLGGIKPPSDMVFTNSDPVRSPYYNIELKEIHVAGKALSLNPRVFDGNHGTVLDSGTTYAYLPEAAFAAFKSAVMKAVLSLKLIEGPDPNYKDICFSGAGSGISQLSKSFPPVDMVFSNGKKLSLSPENYLFRHSKVRGAYCLGIFQNGKDATTLLGGIIVRNTLVTYDRQHEMIGFWKTNCSDLWNRLNLSPPPPLPSGLDNTNSTGSINSALVPTGSPGYNAPGEIKVGCITFYMSVSVNYSDLKPHMTELTHLIAQELVINFSQVHLMNLSTKGNDSLIKWAIYPAGSADYMTNAAAMETIHRLAENRVHLPDTFGSYKLFEWGIEPLPKRIR; this is translated from the exons ATGGATCGGGCGTCGTTCACCGATACTTTCACGATTGTCTCCATTATACTTATGCTGGTCGATTACGATGTCGTTTCATGTTTGCGCTTTTCGGATGTACCGAATACCAGTCATCGGACTGCCATGGTTCTCCCACTTTTCCCCCCCAAAGACACATCGTTTCGGTCCTCGCCTTCCCAACTCTCTGGTCGACTCCTCCAGAAAATCCCGGTGAATGCTCGAATGGCTCTCCACGACGATCTCCTCCTCAACGG ATACTATACAACCCGTCTTTGGATTGGAACTCCACCCCAGAGGTTTGCTCTTATAGTGGATACTGGGAGTACTGTTACATATGTGCCTTGCTCTACATGCGTACAATGCGGCAAGCATCAG GATCCTAGATTTCAGCCAGAAATGTCAAGCACCTATCAGCCTGTAAAATGTAATATTGACTGTACATGTGACAATGAGAGGGAGCAGTGTATTTATGAACGGCAGTATGCTGAGATGAGTTCTAGTAGCGGGGTGCTTGGACAGGACATTGTGTCCTTTGGAAACCAAAGTGAGCTTGCACCCCAGCGAGCTGTATTTGGATGTGAAAATAGGGAAACTGGTGATCTTTACAGCCAACACGCTGATGGTATAATGGGCTTGGGTCGTGGGGATCTCAGTATAGTGGATCAGCTTGTTGAGAAACATGTAATTAGTGATTCTTTCTCCTTGTGTTATGGAGGGATGGACTTCGGTGGCGGTGCAATGGTTCTTGGCGGAATAAAACCCCCTTCAGACATGGTCTTTACCAATTCGGATCCTGTACGCAG TCCATATTACAATATTGAGCTGAAGGAGATACATGTTGCTGGGAAGGCATTGAGTCTGAACCCACGGGTTTTTGACGGAAATCATGGGACAGTGCTTGATAGTGGTACCACATATGCTTACCTTCCAGAAGCAGCATTTGCAGCCTTCAAGAGTGCT gTTATGAAAGCGGTTCTTTCTCTAAAACTGATTGAAGGGCCTGATCCAAATTATAAAGATATCTGTTTTTCTGGTGCAGGAAG TGGCATCTCACAACTCTCAAAATCCTTTCCACCTGTCGACATGGTATTCAGCAATGGAAAGAAACTCTCTCTGTCCCCTGAAAACTACTTGTTCCGG CACTCAAAGGTGCGTGGTGCTTATTGTCTGGGGATATTTCAGAATGGGAAGGATGCAACAACTCTTCTCGGAG GAATTATTGTCCGCAACACCCTTGTAACTTATGATCGTCAACATGAAATGATTGGTTTCTGGAAAACCAATTGTTCTGATTTATGGAACAGACTCAATTTATCTCCTCCACCTCCATTGCCCTCAGGCTTGGATAACACAAACTCCACAGGAAGTATAAATTCTGCATTGGTTCCTACTGGATCTCCTGGGTATAATGCACCTG GAGAAATTAAGGTTGGATGCATTACATTTTATATGTCAGTGAGTGTGAATTACTCAGACTTGAAGCCTCACATGACAGAGCTTACCCATCTCATTGCCCAAGAGTTGGTCATTAACTTCTCACAG GTCCACTTAATGAACTTATCGACAAAAGGAAATGATTCCCTTATTAAATGGGCCATCTATCCAGCAGGATCCGCAGATTATATGACAAATGCTGCTGCCATG GAAACGATACACCGTTTGGCTGAAAATCGCGTTCATCTTCCTGATACATTTGGGAGTTACAAATTATTTGAATGGGGTATTGAGCCCCTGCCAAAAAG AATAAGATAG